From Toxorhynchites rutilus septentrionalis strain SRP chromosome 2, ASM2978413v1, whole genome shotgun sequence, a single genomic window includes:
- the LOC129771322 gene encoding zinc finger protein 117-like isoform X14, with amino-acid sequence MFYPLQPTFEDGVIELARPEMLAQIPLNDNKNSLAMSLDRLSDNKHSLAMSLDRLNDNKHSLAMSLDRLTDNKHSLAVSLSLGNTLLNLNKVKCPQCRKRFDTMEEMQQHRTKHLTENKFKCEICSKEFPSHSSMWKHTKAHTGERPFVCQICNKGFTQLANLQRHDLVHNGLKPFKCPICEKSFTQQANMLKHQLLHTGLKPYKCPVCEKAFSQHANMIKHQMLHTGLKPYKCPVCHKAFTQHANMVKHQMLHTGLKPYKCPVCDKAFTQQANMVKHQMLHTGLKPYKCNTCGKAFAQQANMVKHQMLHTGEKPFKCKSCDKAFSQRANLKKHEMVHLGIRPHLCPLCSKSYSQYSNLKKHLLVHQKQSLKQQQQNGQVMVILYNCQTCKMQFENILEFERHTRQCNVLNNGNHALKLESINIKSEIDTDGSSNPGMPQHITVPHSQSQSQMHIPSAILTSVISSSAAVTNAHILSTTHANHHSSGHPQHPQHPQQQHTPPTVTVQHQQQQQQQQSAAHQQQIPSITHQQHTSLQQQHNLPIHLQQQLSHHLISSHLPHQDHGSNDLHHQVNFHHPHIPHISNLPHKILSPLFHIPPFNNNHGT; translated from the exons atgttttatccaCTG CAACCAACTTTCGAAGATGGAGTGATCGAACTTGCCCGTCCAGAGATGCTGGCCCAGATCCCTCTGAATGACAATAAGAACTCATTAGCAATGTCACTTGATCGTTTGTCTGACAACAAACATTCCCTAGCGATGTCACTTGATCGGCTAAATGACAATAAGCATTCGCTAGCGATGTCACTGGACCGATTGACTGATAACAAACATTCGCTTGCCGTCTCGCTCTCTCTGGGGAATACGCTACTTAATCTGAACAAAGTCAAATGTCCACAATGCAGAAAG CGCTTCGATACGATGGAAGAGATGCAACAGCATCGCACCAAGCATCTGACGGAAAATAAGTTCAAGTGTGAAATATGCAGCAAGGAATTCCCTAGTCATAGTTCGATGTGGAAGCATACCAAAGCTCACACTGGCGAGC GTCCATTTGTCTGCCAGATTTGTAACAAGGGCTTCACGCAACTAGCGAACTTGCAGCGACATGATCTCGTACACAATG GATTGAAGCCATTCAAATGTCCGATTTGCGAAAAGAGTTTTACGCAGCAGGCTAATATGTTGAAGCATCAACTTCTGCATACCG GACTTAAACCATACAAATGTCCTGTGTGCGAAAAAGCGTTTTCTCAACATGCCAACATGATAAAACATCAGATGCTTCATACAG GTTTGAAGCCTTATAAATGCCCAGTGTGCCATAAGGCTTTCACCCAACACGCCAACATGGTTAAACATCAGATGCTTCATACTG GTTTAAAACCGTATAAGTGTCCCGTTTGTGATAAAGCATTTACTCAACAAGCAAATATGGTTAAGCATCAAATGCTACACACCG GTCTGAAACCTTACAAGTGTAACACGTGCGGAAAGGCTTTCGCGCAACAAGCCAACATGGTTAAACATCAGATGCTTCATACTG GTGAAAAGCCGTTTAAATGCAAGAGCTGTGATAAAGCATTCTCACAACGTGCCAATCTCAAAAAGCATGAAATGGTCCACCTCGGAATTCGTCCGCACCTATGTCCGTTGTGCTCTAAATCCTATTCGCAGTATTCGAATCTGAAAAAGCATCTACTGGTCCACCAGAAACAATCGTTGAAACAGCAACAACAGAATGGCCAGGTCATGGT gaTTCTATACAATTGCCAAACATGCAAAATGCAGTTCGAGAATATTCTTGAATTTGAGCGCCATACCAGGCAATGCAATGTGTTAAACAATGGTAACCACGCTCTGAAGTTGGAAAGTATTAACATAAAGAGTGAAATTGACACCGATGGAAGTTCAAATCCGGGAATGCCACAACACATTACGGTGCCTCATAGCCAGTCTCAGTCTCAAATGCACATCCCATCTGCGATATTGACATCGGTGATCTCCTCTTCGGCGGCTGTGACCAATGCTCACATCTTGAGCACTACTCATGCCAACCATCATTCTAGTGGTCATCCGCAGCATCCTCAACATCCCCAGCAGCAGCATACACCACCAACGGTAACAGTGCAAcatcagcaacagcagcaacaacaacaatcagCTGCTCATCAGCAGCAGATCCCTTCCATAACTCACCAACAGCACACGTCCCTCCAGCAGCAGCATAATCTGCCGATACATCTGCAGCAACAGCTATCCCACCACCTAATTTCCTCCCATCTTCCCCACCAGGATCATGGCTCGAATGATCTCCACCATCAAGTCAATTTCCATCATCCGCACATACCACATATCTCCAATTTACCTCATAAGATCCTGTCTCCTCTATTCCATATTCCTCCCTTTAACAATAACCATGGTACATAA
- the LOC129771322 gene encoding zinc finger protein ZFP2-like isoform X12, whose protein sequence is MFYPLQPTFEDGVIELARPEMLAQIPLNDNKNSLAMSLDRLSDNKHSLAMSLDRLNDNKHSLAMSLDRLTDNKHSLAVSLSLGNTLLNLNKVKCPQCRKRFDTMEEMQQHRTKHLTENKFKCEICSKEFPSHSSMWKHTKAHTGERPFVCQICNKGFTQLANLQRHDLVHNGLKPFKCPICEKSFTQQANMLKHQLLHTGLKPYKCPVCEKAFSQHANMIKHQMLHTGLKPYKCPVCHKAFTQHANMVKHQMLHTGLKPYKCPVCDKAFTQQANMVKHQMLHTGVKPYKCPTCGKAFAQQANMVKHQMLHTGVKPYKCPTCGKAFAQQANMMKHQMLHTGLKPYKCNTCGKAFAQQANMVKHQMLHTGEKPFKCKSCDKAFSQRANLKKHEMVHLGIRPHLCPLCSKSYSQYSNLKKHLLVHQKQSLKQQQQNGQVMVILYNCQTCKMQFENILEFERHTRQCNVLNNGNHALKLESINIKSEIDTDGSSNPGMPQHITVPHSQSQSQMHIPSAILTSVISSSAAVTNAHILSTTHANHHSSGHPQHPQHPQQQHTPPTVTVQHQQQQQQQQSAAHQQQIPSITHQQHTSLQQQHNLPIHLQQQLSHHLISSHLPHQDHGSNDLHHQVNFHHPHIPHISNLPHKILSPLFHIPPFNNNHGT, encoded by the exons atgttttatccaCTG CAACCAACTTTCGAAGATGGAGTGATCGAACTTGCCCGTCCAGAGATGCTGGCCCAGATCCCTCTGAATGACAATAAGAACTCATTAGCAATGTCACTTGATCGTTTGTCTGACAACAAACATTCCCTAGCGATGTCACTTGATCGGCTAAATGACAATAAGCATTCGCTAGCGATGTCACTGGACCGATTGACTGATAACAAACATTCGCTTGCCGTCTCGCTCTCTCTGGGGAATACGCTACTTAATCTGAACAAAGTCAAATGTCCACAATGCAGAAAG CGCTTCGATACGATGGAAGAGATGCAACAGCATCGCACCAAGCATCTGACGGAAAATAAGTTCAAGTGTGAAATATGCAGCAAGGAATTCCCTAGTCATAGTTCGATGTGGAAGCATACCAAAGCTCACACTGGCGAGC GTCCATTTGTCTGCCAGATTTGTAACAAGGGCTTCACGCAACTAGCGAACTTGCAGCGACATGATCTCGTACACAATG GATTGAAGCCATTCAAATGTCCGATTTGCGAAAAGAGTTTTACGCAGCAGGCTAATATGTTGAAGCATCAACTTCTGCATACCG GACTTAAACCATACAAATGTCCTGTGTGCGAAAAAGCGTTTTCTCAACATGCCAACATGATAAAACATCAGATGCTTCATACAG GTTTGAAGCCTTATAAATGCCCAGTGTGCCATAAGGCTTTCACCCAACACGCCAACATGGTTAAACATCAGATGCTTCATACTG GTTTAAAACCGTATAAGTGTCCCGTTTGTGATAAAGCATTTACTCAACAAGCAAATATGGTTAAGCATCAAATGCTACACACCG GAGTTAAACCCTATAAGTGTCCCACGTGTGGCAAGGCATTTGCACAACAGGCAAACATGGTCAAGCATCAGATGCTTCATACCG GAGTCAAACCATACAAATGTCCTACCTGTGGAAAAGCATTTGCTCAGCAGGCGAACATGATGAAGCATCAGATGCTCCACACCG GTCTGAAACCTTACAAGTGTAACACGTGCGGAAAGGCTTTCGCGCAACAAGCCAACATGGTTAAACATCAGATGCTTCATACTG GTGAAAAGCCGTTTAAATGCAAGAGCTGTGATAAAGCATTCTCACAACGTGCCAATCTCAAAAAGCATGAAATGGTCCACCTCGGAATTCGTCCGCACCTATGTCCGTTGTGCTCTAAATCCTATTCGCAGTATTCGAATCTGAAAAAGCATCTACTGGTCCACCAGAAACAATCGTTGAAACAGCAACAACAGAATGGCCAGGTCATGGT gaTTCTATACAATTGCCAAACATGCAAAATGCAGTTCGAGAATATTCTTGAATTTGAGCGCCATACCAGGCAATGCAATGTGTTAAACAATGGTAACCACGCTCTGAAGTTGGAAAGTATTAACATAAAGAGTGAAATTGACACCGATGGAAGTTCAAATCCGGGAATGCCACAACACATTACGGTGCCTCATAGCCAGTCTCAGTCTCAAATGCACATCCCATCTGCGATATTGACATCGGTGATCTCCTCTTCGGCGGCTGTGACCAATGCTCACATCTTGAGCACTACTCATGCCAACCATCATTCTAGTGGTCATCCGCAGCATCCTCAACATCCCCAGCAGCAGCATACACCACCAACGGTAACAGTGCAAcatcagcaacagcagcaacaacaacaatcagCTGCTCATCAGCAGCAGATCCCTTCCATAACTCACCAACAGCACACGTCCCTCCAGCAGCAGCATAATCTGCCGATACATCTGCAGCAACAGCTATCCCACCACCTAATTTCCTCCCATCTTCCCCACCAGGATCATGGCTCGAATGATCTCCACCATCAAGTCAATTTCCATCATCCGCACATACCACATATCTCCAATTTACCTCATAAGATCCTGTCTCCTCTATTCCATATTCCTCCCTTTAACAATAACCATGGTACATAA
- the LOC129771322 gene encoding zinc finger protein ZFP2-like isoform X7: protein MFYPLQPTFEDGVIELARPEMLAQIPLNDNKNSLAMSLDRLSDNKHSLAMSLDRLNDNKHSLAMSLDRLTDNKHSLAVSLSLGNTLLNLNKVKCPQCRKRFDTMEEMQQHRTKHLTENKFKCEICSKEFPSHSSMWKHTKAHTGERPFVCQICNKGFTQLANLQRHDLVHNGLKPYKCPVCEKAFSQHANMIKHQMLHTGLKPYKCPVCDKAFTQQANMVKHQMLHTGVKPYKCPTCGKAFAQQANMVKHQMLHTGVKPYKCPTCGKAFAQQANMMKHQMLHTGLKPYKCNTCGKAFAQQANMVKHQMLHTGIKPYKCNTCGKAFAQQANMVKHQMLHTGVKPYKCSICDKAFAQQANMVKHQMLHSGIKPYKCPTCDKAFAQQANMVKHQMLHTGEKPFKCKSCDKAFSQRANLKKHEMVHLGIRPHLCPLCSKSYSQYSNLKKHLLVHQKQSLKQQQQNGQVMVILYNCQTCKMQFENILEFERHTRQCNVLNNGNHALKLESINIKSEIDTDGSSNPGMPQHITVPHSQSQSQMHIPSAILTSVISSSAAVTNAHILSTTHANHHSSGHPQHPQHPQQQHTPPTVTVQHQQQQQQQQSAAHQQQIPSITHQQHTSLQQQHNLPIHLQQQLSHHLISSHLPHQDHGSNDLHHQVNFHHPHIPHISNLPHKILSPLFHIPPFNNNHGT from the exons atgttttatccaCTG CAACCAACTTTCGAAGATGGAGTGATCGAACTTGCCCGTCCAGAGATGCTGGCCCAGATCCCTCTGAATGACAATAAGAACTCATTAGCAATGTCACTTGATCGTTTGTCTGACAACAAACATTCCCTAGCGATGTCACTTGATCGGCTAAATGACAATAAGCATTCGCTAGCGATGTCACTGGACCGATTGACTGATAACAAACATTCGCTTGCCGTCTCGCTCTCTCTGGGGAATACGCTACTTAATCTGAACAAAGTCAAATGTCCACAATGCAGAAAG CGCTTCGATACGATGGAAGAGATGCAACAGCATCGCACCAAGCATCTGACGGAAAATAAGTTCAAGTGTGAAATATGCAGCAAGGAATTCCCTAGTCATAGTTCGATGTGGAAGCATACCAAAGCTCACACTGGCGAGC GTCCATTTGTCTGCCAGATTTGTAACAAGGGCTTCACGCAACTAGCGAACTTGCAGCGACATGATCTCGTACACAATG GACTTAAACCATACAAATGTCCTGTGTGCGAAAAAGCGTTTTCTCAACATGCCAACATGATAAAACATCAGATGCTTCATACAG GTTTAAAACCGTATAAGTGTCCCGTTTGTGATAAAGCATTTACTCAACAAGCAAATATGGTTAAGCATCAAATGCTACACACCG GAGTTAAACCCTATAAGTGTCCCACGTGTGGCAAGGCATTTGCACAACAGGCAAACATGGTCAAGCATCAGATGCTTCATACCG GAGTCAAACCATACAAATGTCCTACCTGTGGAAAAGCATTTGCTCAGCAGGCGAACATGATGAAGCATCAGATGCTCCACACCG GTCTGAAACCTTACAAGTGTAACACGTGCGGAAAGGCTTTCGCGCAACAAGCCAACATGGTTAAACATCAGATGCTTCATACTG GTATTAAACCGTACAAATGCAATACGTGTGGCAAAGCTTTCGCACAACAGGCCAACATGGTCAAACATCAAATGCTTCACACTG GAGTGAAACCCTACAAATGTTCAATATGCGATAAAGCATTTGCGCAGCAAGCCAACATGGTTAAGCATCAGATGTTGCACAGCG GAATTAAACCATATAAATGTCCGACATGCGATAAAGCCTTTGCCCAGCAGGCTAACATGGTTAAGCACCAGATGCTGCACACtg GTGAAAAGCCGTTTAAATGCAAGAGCTGTGATAAAGCATTCTCACAACGTGCCAATCTCAAAAAGCATGAAATGGTCCACCTCGGAATTCGTCCGCACCTATGTCCGTTGTGCTCTAAATCCTATTCGCAGTATTCGAATCTGAAAAAGCATCTACTGGTCCACCAGAAACAATCGTTGAAACAGCAACAACAGAATGGCCAGGTCATGGT gaTTCTATACAATTGCCAAACATGCAAAATGCAGTTCGAGAATATTCTTGAATTTGAGCGCCATACCAGGCAATGCAATGTGTTAAACAATGGTAACCACGCTCTGAAGTTGGAAAGTATTAACATAAAGAGTGAAATTGACACCGATGGAAGTTCAAATCCGGGAATGCCACAACACATTACGGTGCCTCATAGCCAGTCTCAGTCTCAAATGCACATCCCATCTGCGATATTGACATCGGTGATCTCCTCTTCGGCGGCTGTGACCAATGCTCACATCTTGAGCACTACTCATGCCAACCATCATTCTAGTGGTCATCCGCAGCATCCTCAACATCCCCAGCAGCAGCATACACCACCAACGGTAACAGTGCAAcatcagcaacagcagcaacaacaacaatcagCTGCTCATCAGCAGCAGATCCCTTCCATAACTCACCAACAGCACACGTCCCTCCAGCAGCAGCATAATCTGCCGATACATCTGCAGCAACAGCTATCCCACCACCTAATTTCCTCCCATCTTCCCCACCAGGATCATGGCTCGAATGATCTCCACCATCAAGTCAATTTCCATCATCCGCACATACCACATATCTCCAATTTACCTCATAAGATCCTGTCTCCTCTATTCCATATTCCTCCCTTTAACAATAACCATGGTACATAA
- the LOC129771322 gene encoding zinc finger protein ZFP2-like isoform X8, giving the protein MFYPLQPTFEDGVIELARPEMLAQIPLNDNKNSLAMSLDRLSDNKHSLAMSLDRLNDNKHSLAMSLDRLTDNKHSLAVSLSLGNTLLNLNKVKCPQCRKRFDTMEEMQQHRTKHLTENKFKCEICSKEFPSHSSMWKHTKAHTGERPFVCQICNKGFTQLANLQRHDLVHNGLKPFKCPICEKSFTQQANMLKHQLLHTGLKPYKCPVCEKAFSQHANMIKHQMLHTGLKPYKCPVCHKAFTQHANMVKHQMLHTGLKPYKCPVCDKAFTQQANMVKHQMLHTGLKPYKCNTCGKAFAQQANMVKHQMLHTGIKPYKCNTCGKAFAQQANMVKHQMLHTGVKPYKCSICDKAFAQQANMVKHQMLHSGIKPYKCPTCDKAFAQQANMVKHQMLHTGEKPFKCKSCDKAFSQRANLKKHEMVHLGIRPHLCPLCSKSYSQYSNLKKHLLVHQKQSLKQQQQNGQVMVILYNCQTCKMQFENILEFERHTRQCNVLNNGNHALKLESINIKSEIDTDGSSNPGMPQHITVPHSQSQSQMHIPSAILTSVISSSAAVTNAHILSTTHANHHSSGHPQHPQHPQQQHTPPTVTVQHQQQQQQQQSAAHQQQIPSITHQQHTSLQQQHNLPIHLQQQLSHHLISSHLPHQDHGSNDLHHQVNFHHPHIPHISNLPHKILSPLFHIPPFNNNHGT; this is encoded by the exons atgttttatccaCTG CAACCAACTTTCGAAGATGGAGTGATCGAACTTGCCCGTCCAGAGATGCTGGCCCAGATCCCTCTGAATGACAATAAGAACTCATTAGCAATGTCACTTGATCGTTTGTCTGACAACAAACATTCCCTAGCGATGTCACTTGATCGGCTAAATGACAATAAGCATTCGCTAGCGATGTCACTGGACCGATTGACTGATAACAAACATTCGCTTGCCGTCTCGCTCTCTCTGGGGAATACGCTACTTAATCTGAACAAAGTCAAATGTCCACAATGCAGAAAG CGCTTCGATACGATGGAAGAGATGCAACAGCATCGCACCAAGCATCTGACGGAAAATAAGTTCAAGTGTGAAATATGCAGCAAGGAATTCCCTAGTCATAGTTCGATGTGGAAGCATACCAAAGCTCACACTGGCGAGC GTCCATTTGTCTGCCAGATTTGTAACAAGGGCTTCACGCAACTAGCGAACTTGCAGCGACATGATCTCGTACACAATG GATTGAAGCCATTCAAATGTCCGATTTGCGAAAAGAGTTTTACGCAGCAGGCTAATATGTTGAAGCATCAACTTCTGCATACCG GACTTAAACCATACAAATGTCCTGTGTGCGAAAAAGCGTTTTCTCAACATGCCAACATGATAAAACATCAGATGCTTCATACAG GTTTGAAGCCTTATAAATGCCCAGTGTGCCATAAGGCTTTCACCCAACACGCCAACATGGTTAAACATCAGATGCTTCATACTG GTTTAAAACCGTATAAGTGTCCCGTTTGTGATAAAGCATTTACTCAACAAGCAAATATGGTTAAGCATCAAATGCTACACACCG GTCTGAAACCTTACAAGTGTAACACGTGCGGAAAGGCTTTCGCGCAACAAGCCAACATGGTTAAACATCAGATGCTTCATACTG GTATTAAACCGTACAAATGCAATACGTGTGGCAAAGCTTTCGCACAACAGGCCAACATGGTCAAACATCAAATGCTTCACACTG GAGTGAAACCCTACAAATGTTCAATATGCGATAAAGCATTTGCGCAGCAAGCCAACATGGTTAAGCATCAGATGTTGCACAGCG GAATTAAACCATATAAATGTCCGACATGCGATAAAGCCTTTGCCCAGCAGGCTAACATGGTTAAGCACCAGATGCTGCACACtg GTGAAAAGCCGTTTAAATGCAAGAGCTGTGATAAAGCATTCTCACAACGTGCCAATCTCAAAAAGCATGAAATGGTCCACCTCGGAATTCGTCCGCACCTATGTCCGTTGTGCTCTAAATCCTATTCGCAGTATTCGAATCTGAAAAAGCATCTACTGGTCCACCAGAAACAATCGTTGAAACAGCAACAACAGAATGGCCAGGTCATGGT gaTTCTATACAATTGCCAAACATGCAAAATGCAGTTCGAGAATATTCTTGAATTTGAGCGCCATACCAGGCAATGCAATGTGTTAAACAATGGTAACCACGCTCTGAAGTTGGAAAGTATTAACATAAAGAGTGAAATTGACACCGATGGAAGTTCAAATCCGGGAATGCCACAACACATTACGGTGCCTCATAGCCAGTCTCAGTCTCAAATGCACATCCCATCTGCGATATTGACATCGGTGATCTCCTCTTCGGCGGCTGTGACCAATGCTCACATCTTGAGCACTACTCATGCCAACCATCATTCTAGTGGTCATCCGCAGCATCCTCAACATCCCCAGCAGCAGCATACACCACCAACGGTAACAGTGCAAcatcagcaacagcagcaacaacaacaatcagCTGCTCATCAGCAGCAGATCCCTTCCATAACTCACCAACAGCACACGTCCCTCCAGCAGCAGCATAATCTGCCGATACATCTGCAGCAACAGCTATCCCACCACCTAATTTCCTCCCATCTTCCCCACCAGGATCATGGCTCGAATGATCTCCACCATCAAGTCAATTTCCATCATCCGCACATACCACATATCTCCAATTTACCTCATAAGATCCTGTCTCCTCTATTCCATATTCCTCCCTTTAACAATAACCATGGTACATAA
- the LOC129771322 gene encoding zinc finger protein ZFP2-like isoform X11, with protein MFYPLQPTFEDGVIELARPEMLAQIPLNDNKNSLAMSLDRLSDNKHSLAMSLDRLNDNKHSLAMSLDRLTDNKHSLAVSLSLGNTLLNLNKVKCPQCRKRFDTMEEMQQHRTKHLTENKFKCEICSKEFPSHSSMWKHTKAHTGERPFVCQICNKGFTQLANLQRHDLVHNGLKPFKCPICEKSFTQQANMLKHQLLHTGLKPYKCPVCEKAFSQHANMIKHQMLHTGLKPYKCPVCHKAFTQHANMVKHQMLHTGLKPYKCPVCDKAFTQQANMVKHQMLHTGLKPYKCNTCGKAFAQQANMVKHQMLHTGVKPYKCSICDKAFAQQANMVKHQMLHSGIKPYKCPTCDKAFAQQANMVKHQMLHTGEKPFKCKSCDKAFSQRANLKKHEMVHLGIRPHLCPLCSKSYSQYSNLKKHLLVHQKQSLKQQQQNGQVMVILYNCQTCKMQFENILEFERHTRQCNVLNNGNHALKLESINIKSEIDTDGSSNPGMPQHITVPHSQSQSQMHIPSAILTSVISSSAAVTNAHILSTTHANHHSSGHPQHPQHPQQQHTPPTVTVQHQQQQQQQQSAAHQQQIPSITHQQHTSLQQQHNLPIHLQQQLSHHLISSHLPHQDHGSNDLHHQVNFHHPHIPHISNLPHKILSPLFHIPPFNNNHGT; from the exons atgttttatccaCTG CAACCAACTTTCGAAGATGGAGTGATCGAACTTGCCCGTCCAGAGATGCTGGCCCAGATCCCTCTGAATGACAATAAGAACTCATTAGCAATGTCACTTGATCGTTTGTCTGACAACAAACATTCCCTAGCGATGTCACTTGATCGGCTAAATGACAATAAGCATTCGCTAGCGATGTCACTGGACCGATTGACTGATAACAAACATTCGCTTGCCGTCTCGCTCTCTCTGGGGAATACGCTACTTAATCTGAACAAAGTCAAATGTCCACAATGCAGAAAG CGCTTCGATACGATGGAAGAGATGCAACAGCATCGCACCAAGCATCTGACGGAAAATAAGTTCAAGTGTGAAATATGCAGCAAGGAATTCCCTAGTCATAGTTCGATGTGGAAGCATACCAAAGCTCACACTGGCGAGC GTCCATTTGTCTGCCAGATTTGTAACAAGGGCTTCACGCAACTAGCGAACTTGCAGCGACATGATCTCGTACACAATG GATTGAAGCCATTCAAATGTCCGATTTGCGAAAAGAGTTTTACGCAGCAGGCTAATATGTTGAAGCATCAACTTCTGCATACCG GACTTAAACCATACAAATGTCCTGTGTGCGAAAAAGCGTTTTCTCAACATGCCAACATGATAAAACATCAGATGCTTCATACAG GTTTGAAGCCTTATAAATGCCCAGTGTGCCATAAGGCTTTCACCCAACACGCCAACATGGTTAAACATCAGATGCTTCATACTG GTTTAAAACCGTATAAGTGTCCCGTTTGTGATAAAGCATTTACTCAACAAGCAAATATGGTTAAGCATCAAATGCTACACACCG GTCTGAAACCTTACAAGTGTAACACGTGCGGAAAGGCTTTCGCGCAACAAGCCAACATGGTTAAACATCAGATGCTTCATACTG GAGTGAAACCCTACAAATGTTCAATATGCGATAAAGCATTTGCGCAGCAAGCCAACATGGTTAAGCATCAGATGTTGCACAGCG GAATTAAACCATATAAATGTCCGACATGCGATAAAGCCTTTGCCCAGCAGGCTAACATGGTTAAGCACCAGATGCTGCACACtg GTGAAAAGCCGTTTAAATGCAAGAGCTGTGATAAAGCATTCTCACAACGTGCCAATCTCAAAAAGCATGAAATGGTCCACCTCGGAATTCGTCCGCACCTATGTCCGTTGTGCTCTAAATCCTATTCGCAGTATTCGAATCTGAAAAAGCATCTACTGGTCCACCAGAAACAATCGTTGAAACAGCAACAACAGAATGGCCAGGTCATGGT gaTTCTATACAATTGCCAAACATGCAAAATGCAGTTCGAGAATATTCTTGAATTTGAGCGCCATACCAGGCAATGCAATGTGTTAAACAATGGTAACCACGCTCTGAAGTTGGAAAGTATTAACATAAAGAGTGAAATTGACACCGATGGAAGTTCAAATCCGGGAATGCCACAACACATTACGGTGCCTCATAGCCAGTCTCAGTCTCAAATGCACATCCCATCTGCGATATTGACATCGGTGATCTCCTCTTCGGCGGCTGTGACCAATGCTCACATCTTGAGCACTACTCATGCCAACCATCATTCTAGTGGTCATCCGCAGCATCCTCAACATCCCCAGCAGCAGCATACACCACCAACGGTAACAGTGCAAcatcagcaacagcagcaacaacaacaatcagCTGCTCATCAGCAGCAGATCCCTTCCATAACTCACCAACAGCACACGTCCCTCCAGCAGCAGCATAATCTGCCGATACATCTGCAGCAACAGCTATCCCACCACCTAATTTCCTCCCATCTTCCCCACCAGGATCATGGCTCGAATGATCTCCACCATCAAGTCAATTTCCATCATCCGCACATACCACATATCTCCAATTTACCTCATAAGATCCTGTCTCCTCTATTCCATATTCCTCCCTTTAACAATAACCATGGTACATAA